The Carassius carassius chromosome 9, fCarCar2.1, whole genome shotgun sequence genome includes a region encoding these proteins:
- the thoc6 gene encoding THO complex subunit 6 homolog isoform X2 → MGPVELLHMSVFSQSFSPCGRFLAAGNNYGEIAVFSLSAALSPDASEASQKPILNFTAHDGPVFSLLSTDTHLLSAGNGEISAWSWAELIKKSTKAAWTKKPSYETSLEIPEINAMIINPKENSLIVGGGDNNIHIMDMETGIFKSVLKGHTDYIHCLCFKEREEEILSGGEDGAVRIWDSRTNRPVHCIEVFKYEECARPQFGKWISCLATDSDWMLCGGGPSLSLWHLRSMSPTSVFPLPGCQREAVFYQDLIMSVGEGPHVSHCLHGGTVKAQIPCTPSSLNTLALNLKNTEHRVMTVGGSSHQIDVFTNFSYRAFSLSF, encoded by the exons ATGGGTCCAGTTGAG CTCCTGCACATGTCCGTATTCTCTCAGAGTTTCTCTCCCTGCGGTCGTTTCCTTGCAGCGGGTAACAACTATGGAGAGATCGCGGTGTTCAG TCTTTCAGCTGCACTGAGTCCAGATGCATCAGAGGCGAGCCAGAAGCCCATCCTTAACTTCACTG CTCATGATGGTCCTGTGTTCTCTCTTCTCTCAACGGACACTCATCTCCTGAGTGCGGGGAACGGAGAGATCAGCGCCTGGAGTTGGGCAGAGCTCATCAAAAAA AGCACCAAAGCTGCATGGACAAAGAAACCCAGTTATGA GACTAGTCTTGAAATACCAGAGATCAATGCAATGATCATTAACCCAAAG gaAAACAGCTTGATAGTTGGAGGAGGTGACAATAATATTCACATCATGGACATGGAGACTGGCATCTTTAAG TCTGTACTGAAGGGCCACACGGACTACATCCACTGCCTGTGCTTTAAAGAAAGGGAAGAGGAGATCCTCTCTGGTGGGGAGGATGGTGCCGTGAGGATATGGG ACTCACGGACGAATCGCCCAGTTCACTGTATTGAAGTTTTCAAATACGAG GAATGTGCACGCCCCCAGTTTGGGAAGTGGATTAGCTGTCTTGCTACGGACTCTGACTGGATG CTCTGTGGTGGAGGCCCATCGCTTTCATTATGGCACCTCCGCTCCATGTCCCCCACTTCTGTCTTCCCTTTGCCTGGCTGTCAAAGGGAAGCGGTTTTTTACCAGGACCTG ATCATGTCAGTAGGTGAGGGTCCTCATGTGTCCCACTGTTTACATGGCGGGACAGTGAAAGCTCAGATTCCCTGCACCCCTTCCTCACTCAACACTCTGGCTCTGAATCTCAAAAACACTGAACATCGG GTCATGACAGTAGGGGGGAGCAGTCACCAAATTGATGTGTTCACCAACTTCAGCTACAGAGCCTTTTCTCTGTCATTTTGA
- the thoc6 gene encoding THO complex subunit 6 homolog isoform X1, with translation MFISLQLLHMSVFSQSFSPCGRFLAAGNNYGEIAVFSLSAALSPDASEASQKPILNFTAHDGPVFSLLSTDTHLLSAGNGEISAWSWAELIKKSTKAAWTKKPSYETSLEIPEINAMIINPKENSLIVGGGDNNIHIMDMETGIFKSVLKGHTDYIHCLCFKEREEEILSGGEDGAVRIWDSRTNRPVHCIEVFKYEECARPQFGKWISCLATDSDWMLCGGGPSLSLWHLRSMSPTSVFPLPGCQREAVFYQDLIMSVGEGPHVSHCLHGGTVKAQIPCTPSSLNTLALNLKNTEHRVMTVGGSSHQIDVFTNFSYRAFSLSF, from the exons ATGTTTATCTCTCTCCAGCTCCTGCACATGTCCGTATTCTCTCAGAGTTTCTCTCCCTGCGGTCGTTTCCTTGCAGCGGGTAACAACTATGGAGAGATCGCGGTGTTCAG TCTTTCAGCTGCACTGAGTCCAGATGCATCAGAGGCGAGCCAGAAGCCCATCCTTAACTTCACTG CTCATGATGGTCCTGTGTTCTCTCTTCTCTCAACGGACACTCATCTCCTGAGTGCGGGGAACGGAGAGATCAGCGCCTGGAGTTGGGCAGAGCTCATCAAAAAA AGCACCAAAGCTGCATGGACAAAGAAACCCAGTTATGA GACTAGTCTTGAAATACCAGAGATCAATGCAATGATCATTAACCCAAAG gaAAACAGCTTGATAGTTGGAGGAGGTGACAATAATATTCACATCATGGACATGGAGACTGGCATCTTTAAG TCTGTACTGAAGGGCCACACGGACTACATCCACTGCCTGTGCTTTAAAGAAAGGGAAGAGGAGATCCTCTCTGGTGGGGAGGATGGTGCCGTGAGGATATGGG ACTCACGGACGAATCGCCCAGTTCACTGTATTGAAGTTTTCAAATACGAG GAATGTGCACGCCCCCAGTTTGGGAAGTGGATTAGCTGTCTTGCTACGGACTCTGACTGGATG CTCTGTGGTGGAGGCCCATCGCTTTCATTATGGCACCTCCGCTCCATGTCCCCCACTTCTGTCTTCCCTTTGCCTGGCTGTCAAAGGGAAGCGGTTTTTTACCAGGACCTG ATCATGTCAGTAGGTGAGGGTCCTCATGTGTCCCACTGTTTACATGGCGGGACAGTGAAAGCTCAGATTCCCTGCACCCCTTCCTCACTCAACACTCTGGCTCTGAATCTCAAAAACACTGAACATCGG GTCATGACAGTAGGGGGGAGCAGTCACCAAATTGATGTGTTCACCAACTTCAGCTACAGAGCCTTTTCTCTGTCATTTTGA